One window from the genome of Candidatus Eisenbacteria bacterium encodes:
- the fliG gene encoding flagellar motor switch protein FliG — MAPLSTAELTKRQKAAIVVMTLGPDAKPLMEKLPRSEMERLAEEILMLGEVPQNVKDEVLTEFLNELAARQAKTVSGIERASEMLEATLGKSEATEVVRRISWRSNQSLWSFARRDPEKFAELIAGEHPQTVAFLLTQIEPDVSGRVVAALPEELQPDTAWRIATMGEIVPDTAARVHAALDPVVNPKEEEKQKKRKESLGGERKTAGLLNMIPLSIQKVVMQTLTDRDPDLATRVRKMMFIFRDILLLDDRSMQRVLKEVDLKDLSLALQNADEDVKEKIFKNVSERAAVSIQEEMEYAGKVKKAEIEQARDRIIEVVRSLEEQGEVEIDRGGSADE; from the coding sequence ATGGCGCCTCTCTCCACAGCGGAACTGACCAAGCGGCAGAAGGCGGCGATCGTCGTGATGACCCTCGGCCCGGACGCCAAGCCGCTCATGGAGAAACTCCCCCGGAGCGAGATGGAGCGTCTCGCCGAGGAGATTCTGATGCTCGGCGAGGTTCCGCAGAACGTGAAGGACGAGGTGCTCACCGAGTTCCTGAACGAACTGGCGGCGCGCCAGGCGAAGACGGTGAGCGGCATCGAAAGGGCTTCGGAGATGCTCGAGGCGACGCTCGGCAAGTCGGAGGCGACCGAGGTCGTCCGCCGGATCAGCTGGCGCTCGAACCAGAGTCTTTGGAGCTTCGCGCGGCGCGACCCGGAGAAGTTCGCCGAGCTGATCGCCGGCGAGCACCCCCAGACCGTGGCGTTCCTGCTCACCCAGATCGAGCCGGACGTCTCCGGCCGTGTGGTGGCCGCTCTCCCGGAGGAACTCCAGCCGGACACGGCCTGGCGGATCGCCACCATGGGGGAGATCGTCCCCGATACCGCGGCGCGGGTGCACGCCGCGCTCGATCCGGTGGTGAACCCGAAGGAGGAGGAGAAGCAGAAGAAGCGGAAGGAGAGCCTCGGCGGCGAGCGGAAGACGGCGGGCCTCCTCAACATGATCCCTCTCTCGATCCAGAAGGTGGTCATGCAGACCCTTACGGACCGGGATCCGGACCTGGCGACCCGGGTGCGCAAGATGATGTTCATCTTCCGCGACATCCTTCTTCTGGACGACCGGTCCATGCAAAGGGTCCTCAAGGAAGTGGACCTGAAGGATCTCTCCCTGGCGCTGCAGAACGCCGACGAGGACGTGAAGGAGAAGATCTTCAAGAACGTCTCCGAGCGGGCGGCGGTCAGCATCCAGGAGGAGATGGAGTACGCCGGCAAGGTGAAGAAGGCGGAGATCGAGCAGGCCCGCGATCGGATCATCGAGGTGGTCCGGAGTCTCGAGGAGCAGGGCGAGGTGGAGATCGACCGGGGAGGGAGCGCCGATGAATAG
- the fliI gene encoding flagellar protein export ATPase FliI: protein MSAPTLKAEKYLDVVERIDPVRRTGRVSEIIGLVIESRGPAVSIGDVCVIEGLSENRSVRAEVVGFRDDHVLLMPVGEISGVAAGSAVAACGQPMRVPVGHELLGRVLDGLGNPIDGGGPTGAKKNRPLLAPPPNPLTRQRIAEPLATGIRSIDGLVTCGKGQRVGIFSGSGVGKSVVLGMIARNCEADLNVIALIGERGREVRDFIEKDLGKEGLRKSVVVAVTSDQAALIRLKGAMLATTVAEYFRELGLNVMLMMDSLTRVAMAQREIGLAVGEPPTTKGYPPSVFALLPRLLERSGTAAVGSITGLYTVLVEGDDMNDPVADAARSILDGHIALSRKLATENHYPAVDVLESVSRVMIDVVDPEHQEQAARVREVLATYREAEDLINIGAYVKKSNPRIDFAIERIETIRSFLRQGMRERTEFADTSSALKRLLN, encoded by the coding sequence ATGAGCGCGCCGACGCTGAAAGCGGAGAAGTACCTCGACGTGGTCGAGCGCATCGATCCGGTGCGCCGGACCGGTCGGGTGAGCGAGATCATCGGGCTCGTGATCGAGTCCAGGGGTCCCGCCGTTTCCATCGGCGACGTCTGCGTGATCGAGGGTCTGTCCGAGAACCGTTCGGTCCGCGCCGAAGTGGTCGGCTTCCGCGACGATCATGTGCTGCTGATGCCGGTCGGTGAAATCAGCGGCGTGGCGGCCGGTTCGGCTGTGGCCGCCTGCGGCCAGCCGATGCGGGTTCCGGTGGGACACGAGCTCTTGGGCCGCGTGCTGGACGGCCTCGGGAACCCGATCGACGGCGGCGGGCCGACGGGCGCCAAGAAGAACCGCCCGCTGCTGGCGCCGCCGCCCAACCCGCTCACGCGGCAGCGGATCGCCGAGCCGCTGGCGACGGGTATCCGCTCCATCGACGGTCTCGTCACCTGCGGCAAGGGACAGCGGGTGGGCATCTTTTCGGGTAGCGGCGTGGGGAAGAGCGTCGTTCTCGGCATGATCGCCCGGAACTGCGAGGCGGACCTGAACGTGATCGCGCTGATCGGCGAGCGTGGGCGCGAGGTGCGGGATTTCATCGAGAAGGACCTCGGCAAGGAAGGGCTTCGCAAGTCGGTGGTGGTCGCCGTGACCAGCGACCAGGCGGCGCTGATCCGCCTGAAGGGCGCCATGCTCGCCACCACCGTGGCGGAGTACTTCCGCGAACTCGGTCTGAACGTGATGCTCATGATGGACTCGCTCACCCGGGTCGCCATGGCGCAACGGGAGATCGGTCTCGCCGTGGGGGAACCGCCCACCACCAAGGGTTATCCGCCCTCGGTCTTCGCTCTCCTGCCGCGTCTGTTGGAGCGCTCCGGCACCGCCGCGGTGGGGAGCATCACCGGCCTCTACACGGTGCTTGTCGAGGGGGACGACATGAACGATCCGGTGGCGGACGCCGCCCGATCGATCCTGGACGGACACATCGCGCTTTCGCGCAAGCTCGCCACGGAAAACCATTATCCGGCGGTGGACGTGCTCGAGAGCGTCAGCCGGGTCATGATCGACGTGGTCGACCCGGAGCACCAGGAGCAGGCCGCCCGGGTCCGGGAGGTGCTCGCCACCTACCGCGAGGCGGAGGATCTGATCAACATCGGCGCCTACGTCAAAAAGAGCAATCCTCGGATCGATTTCGCGATCGAGAGGATCGAAACGATACGTTCCTTCTTGCGTCAAGGGATGCGGGAGCGGACGGAATTCGCGGACACTTCCAGCGCCCTGAAGCGGCTGCTGAATTAG
- a CDS encoding flagellar hook assembly protein FlgD yields MEISSILGSGDTAATTSATAGGELGKQEFLQLLITQLQMQDPFEPMENTEMIAQLAQFSSLEQMENMNESLSSNLDMDLMLGQLLNNTMATTLIGKGIRSADDGFVHERSEESTLGYRLGGNAVNVSATIFDSSGIEVAVLEDLETSVGDHTFTWDGKDADGNIMSSGDYTFAITAEDGGGNEVSATELFLGHVEGVRYIDGSAYVVVNGRELLLSHVTEVMEDF; encoded by the coding sequence ATGGAAATCTCGTCGATTCTGGGCTCGGGCGATACGGCGGCGACGACGTCCGCGACCGCCGGCGGCGAACTGGGGAAACAGGAGTTTCTACAGCTGCTGATCACGCAGCTGCAGATGCAGGACCCCTTCGAGCCGATGGAGAACACGGAAATGATCGCCCAGCTGGCGCAGTTCAGCTCCCTCGAACAGATGGAGAACATGAACGAGTCGCTCAGCTCCAACCTGGACATGGATCTCATGCTCGGCCAGCTGCTGAACAACACGATGGCCACCACGCTGATCGGCAAGGGGATCCGCTCCGCGGACGATGGTTTCGTCCACGAGCGGAGCGAAGAGTCGACCCTCGGCTACCGGCTGGGGGGGAACGCGGTGAACGTGTCCGCCACGATCTTCGATTCGTCGGGGATCGAAGTGGCCGTTCTCGAGGATCTGGAAACGTCCGTCGGAGATCACACCTTCACTTGGGACGGGAAGGACGCCGACGGCAACATCATGTCCTCCGGGGACTACACCTTCGCGATCACCGCCGAAGACGGCGGCGGCAACGAAGTGTCGGCTACGGAGCTGTTCCTGGGTCACGTGGAAGGCGTGCGGTACATCGATGGAAGCGCCTACGTCGTCGTGAACGGCCGGGAGCTTCTGCTGAGCCACGTCACGGAAGTCATGGAGGACTTTTAG
- a CDS encoding flagellar hook-length control protein FliK, with translation MNVSSFLFLPEPTPQPDVTGGATAKGLFTGPEGGSAGSFLSFMESMGAGTAAEIAPDIRVEEVLREAVRGLPRDAVEPEADAVEIDGASTAPVPPGVVAVPEYVGASESEGKVAAQETCEEGNIGSKEEWIRLFGDPPSGEGTNAAGPDLATPRRGGEPGPAPVMFPGSAAVSKEAVAVGREALAAADAPAEETSGSDRGTVQSERPAEGAREGRVENPETVGHAGRLRSAVSFSERGPEIAAEPEKVKGDRMGTESRTRVERTADGERALDEGKAVHRVADGGGIKESEHGRAAGRTTEEPKGSAATSTRGDDVRGIESKESAPARGGDRGVSPRLEDTPVTRTVEGARARSAEAEGETLRDADGTGLQREGRAERRSSLRMETPESPAASGKTETATPVRGGAESVATTGSTREEARRAGGAEPAAPVEKKMEVPDHRVEARGSKMAEVKSSFTDARPVTDEAGERITREAGSETVRTDGRASIAETAEQIGRDAETIPVRSAGEGRAETVVVGERIERRAETVPSGEAGNAETVETEERVDRRVETIPARSAAEGRSETIVVEERVVTRTERVAVREESEKVMNAQATPEPREGTPSEAIETAETETREGTKDGLSGDSHRREETGRNGAEAAAAYAAGRKSEHINSHRSEASPAIEAVGVKETAASPSTGTSLSVVSEPSAQDRAERALLESRAVREEILDRLIEQTQRIVKSGRNEAEIQLDPPELGKVRVKLMVTEGSVRGFIEVENPNVQAALQTDLSRLTSALADSGLDLTQFDVLLHDNRRSGGRQAGKSLRDRASSEAGEGEATETARPERPRGVNGSRLVDTWM, from the coding sequence ATGAACGTTAGCTCTTTCCTGTTCCTTCCCGAGCCGACGCCACAGCCCGACGTTACGGGCGGCGCGACCGCGAAGGGGCTCTTCACCGGACCGGAAGGCGGTTCCGCAGGGTCGTTCCTCTCCTTCATGGAGTCCATGGGAGCGGGGACGGCGGCGGAGATCGCGCCGGACATCCGGGTCGAAGAGGTCCTGCGGGAGGCCGTCCGCGGGTTGCCGCGCGACGCGGTGGAACCGGAGGCCGACGCCGTCGAGATCGACGGCGCATCGACCGCGCCGGTACCGCCCGGAGTCGTCGCGGTGCCCGAGTACGTCGGCGCCTCGGAGTCGGAGGGGAAGGTCGCCGCGCAGGAGACATGTGAGGAGGGGAATATCGGCAGTAAGGAAGAATGGATTCGTCTGTTCGGCGACCCGCCGTCCGGTGAGGGGACGAACGCCGCCGGTCCGGATCTCGCGACCCCGCGAAGGGGCGGAGAACCGGGGCCGGCGCCGGTGATGTTCCCCGGGTCCGCCGCCGTTTCGAAGGAGGCCGTCGCGGTCGGGAGGGAAGCCCTCGCCGCCGCGGACGCGCCCGCCGAGGAAACGAGCGGATCGGATCGGGGAACGGTCCAATCGGAGCGCCCCGCCGAGGGCGCCCGCGAGGGACGGGTCGAAAACCCAGAGACCGTCGGTCATGCCGGCCGGCTTCGCTCCGCCGTTTCATTCTCCGAGCGGGGACCGGAAATCGCGGCAGAACCGGAAAAGGTCAAAGGGGATCGGATGGGGACGGAGTCCCGGACGCGCGTCGAAAGGACCGCGGACGGGGAGCGCGCGCTCGACGAAGGGAAAGCCGTTCATCGAGTCGCCGATGGAGGAGGAATCAAGGAGAGTGAGCACGGGCGCGCCGCCGGGCGGACGACGGAGGAGCCGAAGGGTTCCGCCGCGACCTCGACCCGCGGCGACGACGTCCGGGGGATCGAATCGAAAGAATCCGCGCCGGCCCGCGGCGGGGACCGAGGGGTTTCGCCTCGCTTGGAGGACACTCCCGTGACCCGGACCGTGGAGGGAGCGCGGGCACGGTCCGCCGAGGCGGAGGGAGAGACTCTCCGCGACGCGGACGGGACCGGTCTCCAACGGGAAGGGCGCGCCGAACGGCGGTCCTCTCTCCGGATGGAGACGCCGGAATCTCCGGCGGCGTCCGGGAAGACGGAAACCGCGACCCCCGTGCGGGGTGGAGCGGAGTCCGTCGCGACGACCGGATCGACTCGTGAAGAAGCCCGACGGGCCGGGGGCGCCGAGCCCGCCGCGCCGGTCGAGAAGAAGATGGAAGTACCGGATCACCGCGTGGAGGCGCGTGGTTCGAAGATGGCGGAAGTGAAAAGCTCTTTCACGGACGCACGTCCCGTCACGGACGAGGCCGGCGAGAGGATCACGCGTGAAGCAGGATCCGAAACGGTCCGGACCGACGGGCGCGCCTCCATTGCGGAGACCGCGGAACAAATCGGCCGCGACGCCGAGACGATCCCGGTTCGCTCCGCCGGCGAGGGGCGCGCGGAAACGGTCGTGGTCGGTGAGCGGATCGAGCGCCGCGCCGAGACGGTTCCTTCCGGCGAAGCGGGGAACGCCGAGACGGTGGAAACCGAGGAGCGTGTCGACCGGCGTGTCGAAACGATCCCGGCCCGTTCCGCCGCCGAGGGGCGTTCCGAAACGATCGTCGTCGAGGAACGTGTCGTGACCCGCACGGAGCGCGTCGCCGTCCGAGAAGAGAGCGAAAAAGTCATGAACGCGCAAGCGACGCCGGAGCCGCGTGAGGGGACTCCCTCCGAGGCGATCGAGACGGCGGAGACCGAGACCCGCGAGGGGACGAAGGACGGCCTGTCCGGAGATTCCCACCGCCGGGAGGAAACGGGCCGGAACGGGGCGGAAGCCGCCGCGGCGTACGCCGCGGGGCGGAAGTCGGAGCATATCAATTCCCACCGATCCGAAGCGTCGCCGGCGATCGAAGCCGTGGGCGTGAAGGAGACGGCGGCGTCGCCGAGCACCGGAACCTCTCTCTCCGTCGTATCGGAACCGTCGGCGCAGGATCGCGCGGAGCGCGCGCTCCTCGAGAGCCGCGCCGTGCGTGAAGAAATCCTGGACCGTTTGATCGAGCAGACCCAAAGGATCGTGAAATCCGGCCGCAACGAAGCGGAAATCCAACTCGATCCGCCCGAGCTCGGCAAGGTCCGGGTGAAACTGATGGTCACCGAAGGTTCGGTCCGCGGTTTCATCGAGGTGGAAAACCCGAACGTGCAGGCGGCCCTGCAGACCGACCTGTCGCGGCTTACGTCCGCGCTGGCGGACAGCGGGCTCGACCTGACCCAGTTCGACGTCTTGCTCCATGACAACCGGCGCTCCGGCGGCCGGCAGGCCGGCAAGTCCCTCCGGGACCGCGCTTCCTCGGAAGCGGGCGAAGGAGAGGCGACCGAGACGGCCCGTCCGGAACGACCCCGCGGGGTCAACGGATCGCGGCTCGTGGACACCTGGATGTAG
- the flgB gene encoding flagellar basal body rod protein FlgB: MPTIGLFSRTALPALRRLMDLSAARQRVSAENLANVNTPGYSRREARFADELNRAEGATIDPVETRPGHRASGAPEAPSIEVVEDPETLGEGVDMEKEMVSLAETQLRFAVSARLATLKIAGLRNSIRGQV; the protein is encoded by the coding sequence GTGCCCACGATCGGATTGTTCAGTCGGACGGCCCTTCCGGCGCTCCGGCGATTGATGGATCTGTCGGCGGCCCGGCAGCGGGTCTCCGCCGAGAACCTGGCGAACGTGAACACGCCCGGCTACAGCCGCCGGGAGGCGCGTTTCGCCGACGAGTTGAACCGGGCGGAGGGAGCGACCATCGATCCGGTGGAGACGCGGCCGGGCCATCGGGCGTCCGGCGCGCCGGAAGCCCCCTCCATCGAGGTGGTCGAGGATCCGGAAACGCTCGGCGAGGGCGTGGACATGGAGAAGGAGATGGTTTCCCTGGCGGAAACGCAGCTCCGTTTCGCCGTGTCGGCGCGCCTGGCGACGCTGAAGATCGCCGGGCTGCGCAACAGTATTCGGGGACAGGTATAG
- a CDS encoding sigma-54-dependent Fis family transcriptional regulator, translating to MNVVTRTEADTRARALIVDGEALLRDYLREVLTRRGFAVDTAADGVEAMTRLRANGYRLLFADSRAETADGVNLVRAAREIAPDLRSVVMAAYATVENAVESMRLGACDYLTKPFQTDEVERIVERVLGPDCLHAQTPGPSSPEWEMERDMVGESRQIREIFALIRLAAGTEATVLITGETGTGKELVAREIHRRSRRSRGRFVRLNCAALPEALYESELFGHERGAFTGAVRQKKGRFELAHNGTLLMDEISEIGWGVQAKLLRVLQEKEFERVGGCQTIRADSRVIATTNKDLAREIREDRFRADLYYRLSVFPINVPPLRERAEDIPILIDHFLARHCRQNGLGYKEIGRAAMELLAEYPWPGNVRQLENSLERAALVSPGRIVEPEHFPELVNEMEVERRAMTDEHVPSVTTLRDMEATLLLKTLEEEDGNRTRAARRLGITARTLRNKLHRLGMMDYMKPGRSGGKQFPPRPEKSTRTAPEEPGVLVQSQY from the coding sequence GTGAACGTGGTGACCCGCACCGAAGCGGACACGAGGGCGCGCGCCTTGATCGTCGACGGCGAGGCGCTTCTGCGGGACTACCTGCGCGAGGTGCTCACCCGCCGCGGGTTCGCCGTGGACACCGCCGCCGACGGCGTCGAGGCGATGACCCGTCTCCGCGCGAACGGCTATCGCCTTCTCTTCGCCGATTCTCGCGCGGAAACCGCCGACGGCGTCAACCTGGTCCGGGCCGCCCGGGAGATCGCGCCGGACCTCCGCTCCGTGGTGATGGCCGCCTACGCGACGGTGGAGAACGCCGTCGAGTCGATGCGCCTCGGCGCCTGCGATTATCTGACCAAGCCGTTCCAGACCGACGAGGTGGAGAGGATCGTGGAGCGCGTGCTCGGTCCGGACTGTCTCCACGCGCAAACGCCCGGTCCGTCTTCGCCGGAGTGGGAGATGGAACGGGACATGGTCGGCGAGAGTCGCCAGATCCGCGAGATTTTCGCCCTGATCCGCCTCGCCGCCGGCACGGAAGCCACGGTGTTGATCACCGGCGAGACCGGAACCGGCAAGGAGTTGGTGGCCCGCGAGATTCACCGGCGGAGCCGCCGGAGCCGCGGGCGTTTCGTCCGCCTCAACTGCGCCGCACTTCCCGAGGCGCTCTACGAGAGCGAGCTCTTCGGGCACGAGCGGGGCGCCTTCACCGGCGCGGTGCGCCAAAAGAAGGGCCGATTCGAACTCGCCCACAACGGCACGCTTCTGATGGACGAGATCAGCGAGATCGGTTGGGGCGTGCAGGCGAAGCTGCTCCGCGTTCTCCAGGAGAAGGAGTTCGAAAGGGTCGGCGGCTGCCAGACCATCCGCGCCGACTCGCGGGTGATCGCCACCACCAACAAGGACCTGGCCCGCGAGATCCGCGAAGACCGTTTTCGCGCCGATCTCTACTACCGGCTCAGCGTTTTCCCGATCAACGTGCCGCCGCTCCGCGAGCGGGCGGAGGACATACCGATCCTGATCGACCACTTTCTCGCCCGGCACTGCCGGCAGAACGGACTCGGCTACAAGGAGATCGGCAGGGCCGCGATGGAACTGCTGGCGGAGTATCCCTGGCCGGGCAACGTGCGCCAACTCGAGAACAGCCTGGAGAGGGCGGCGCTCGTTTCGCCGGGGCGGATCGTGGAGCCGGAGCATTTCCCCGAGCTGGTCAACGAGATGGAGGTGGAGCGGCGCGCCATGACCGACGAGCACGTGCCCTCCGTCACCACCCTCCGCGACATGGAGGCGACGCTCCTGCTGAAGACGTTGGAGGAGGAGGACGGCAACCGGACCCGCGCGGCGCGACGCCTCGGCATCACCGCGCGCACTCTCCGGAACAAGCTCCATCGCCTCGGCATGATGGATTACATGAAGCCGGGCCGAAGCGGGGGGAAACAGTTTCCCCCGAGACCGGAAAAATCCACCCGGACCGCGCCGGAAGAACCGGGCGTTCTGGTGCAGAGTCAATACTGA
- the fliF gene encoding flagellar M-ring protein FliF, which yields MADGMKGMTENLAARWRVLGSGQKFVLGSLIAGAVVTIVLSFFLAKHASYGVLYAGLDAEQASGVVDRLRDLKVPYRISDSGRTILVPEKDVYAVRLDLAGEGGVEGGASGYELFDQSKFGMTNFMQQVNYQRALEGELTRTIREMDEVMNARVHLVIPERSLFLDGQRAPSAAVMVRLKPGSRLTQKRIEGIGALVAGSVEGLHPENVSILDYFGNLLSTPGDEDGAEVQSAARYEVEAGVERLLEEKAQTLLDRVVGPGNAVVRVTAELDFEKLERNVERFDPDNASVRSEETTEEMKEEEGSEYRTTVTNYELNRTVETVVKAPGNLKRLTVAVTVDGRYEVPEGAEGDAESAPSFVERDRRELSEIEALVRNAVGLDEDRGDQIHVACVQFDQRHLLDERSEMQKVERSLLVRTVLEKALWALGALVVFLVLRRFLRSAGSLLNQAPARRAVEAEGMEMFGAPAAQAVAAYGSSAQKVTQAARNRPEESAELIKTLISESD from the coding sequence GTGGCTGACGGAATGAAGGGAATGACGGAGAACCTGGCGGCGCGCTGGCGCGTACTGGGGTCCGGCCAGAAGTTCGTGCTCGGCTCTTTGATCGCCGGGGCGGTCGTGACGATCGTTCTCTCCTTCTTTCTCGCGAAGCACGCCTCCTACGGCGTGCTCTACGCCGGGCTGGATGCGGAGCAGGCGAGCGGAGTGGTGGACCGCCTGCGGGATCTGAAGGTTCCCTACCGGATCAGCGATTCGGGCCGGACCATTCTCGTCCCGGAAAAGGACGTCTACGCGGTTCGTCTCGATCTGGCCGGTGAGGGAGGCGTCGAAGGGGGCGCCTCCGGATACGAGCTGTTCGACCAGAGCAAGTTCGGCATGACCAATTTCATGCAACAGGTGAACTACCAGCGCGCCCTGGAGGGGGAACTGACGCGAACCATTCGGGAGATGGACGAGGTAATGAACGCGCGGGTGCATCTGGTGATTCCCGAGCGAAGCCTCTTCCTGGACGGCCAACGCGCTCCCTCGGCCGCGGTCATGGTTCGCCTGAAGCCGGGCAGCCGGCTCACGCAGAAGAGGATCGAAGGGATCGGCGCCCTCGTGGCGGGAAGCGTCGAGGGGCTCCATCCGGAGAACGTGAGCATTCTGGATTACTTCGGGAACCTGCTCTCCACCCCCGGTGACGAGGATGGGGCGGAGGTGCAGAGCGCCGCCCGCTATGAGGTCGAAGCGGGAGTGGAGCGCCTTCTCGAGGAAAAAGCCCAAACGCTCCTGGATCGTGTGGTCGGCCCCGGCAACGCCGTGGTCCGGGTGACCGCGGAACTCGATTTCGAGAAGCTCGAGCGCAACGTGGAAAGGTTCGATCCCGACAACGCCTCCGTTCGCAGCGAGGAAACCACCGAGGAAATGAAAGAGGAGGAGGGGAGCGAGTACCGGACCACGGTGACCAACTACGAACTGAACCGGACGGTGGAGACGGTCGTGAAGGCGCCGGGCAACCTCAAGCGCCTGACCGTGGCGGTCACGGTGGACGGACGCTATGAAGTCCCCGAGGGCGCCGAGGGAGATGCCGAGTCGGCTCCGAGTTTCGTGGAGCGGGACCGGCGGGAACTGAGCGAAATCGAGGCGCTGGTTCGGAATGCCGTGGGTCTGGATGAGGACAGGGGGGACCAAATCCACGTCGCCTGCGTGCAGTTCGATCAGCGCCATCTACTTGACGAGCGAAGCGAAATGCAGAAGGTGGAGCGGAGCCTCCTGGTTCGAACCGTGCTGGAGAAGGCGCTCTGGGCGCTCGGCGCCCTGGTGGTGTTCCTGGTTCTCCGCCGGTTCCTCCGTTCCGCCGGTTCGTTGCTCAATCAGGCGCCGGCGCGCCGCGCCGTCGAGGCGGAGGGGATGGAGATGTTCGGCGCACCGGCGGCGCAGGCGGTCGCCGCCTACGGGTCGAGCGCGCAGAAGGTCACCCAGGCGGCCCGCAACCGGCCGGAAGAATCGGCTGAACTGATTAAAACGTTGATCTCGGAGAGCGACTAA
- the fliE gene encoding flagellar hook-basal body complex protein FliE, which translates to MQVIPVNVAKAVSLSGSIGSAGLENAVAGKAGGDVKEATSFRKILEGYVQDVSAMDKNADKLVEGLARGEVTDVHQVMLAVEEANMALDLLIQVRNKLLEAYQEISRTSI; encoded by the coding sequence ATGCAAGTGATTCCGGTGAACGTGGCCAAGGCGGTTTCCCTGTCCGGTTCGATCGGGTCCGCCGGCCTGGAGAACGCGGTCGCGGGGAAAGCCGGCGGCGACGTGAAGGAGGCCACTTCCTTCCGCAAGATCCTGGAGGGTTACGTCCAGGACGTCTCCGCCATGGATAAGAACGCGGACAAGCTGGTGGAGGGTCTCGCCAGAGGCGAGGTGACCGACGTGCACCAGGTGATGCTCGCCGTCGAGGAGGCGAACATGGCTCTCGACCTGCTCATCCAGGTCCGCAACAAGCTCTTGGAAGCGTATCAGGAAATCTCCCGCACCTCGATCTAA
- the fliJ gene encoding flagellar export protein FliJ produces MTKFRFRLQKVMNVKQCIEDRKKQDLAVAERTLEREERALSSLHDLEEECRRAVLEQRTGRIDIAWEEVHRARFDRLMRDICRQIEAVEHSRRRVSREREELVECSKERKTLEKLRENNLIEHMREWLRSEQKETDEIGRDTYLRKPKKELC; encoded by the coding sequence ATGACCAAGTTCCGTTTCCGGCTGCAGAAAGTGATGAACGTCAAGCAGTGCATCGAAGACCGGAAGAAACAGGATCTCGCCGTCGCCGAGCGGACGCTGGAGCGCGAGGAACGCGCCCTGTCGAGTCTGCACGACCTGGAAGAGGAATGCCGGCGGGCGGTCCTGGAGCAGCGTACCGGACGGATCGACATTGCATGGGAAGAGGTGCACCGCGCCCGTTTCGATCGGTTGATGCGCGATATCTGCCGGCAGATCGAGGCGGTCGAGCATTCCCGGCGCCGGGTGAGTCGGGAGCGCGAGGAGCTGGTGGAGTGCAGCAAGGAGCGAAAGACCCTGGAGAAGCTTCGGGAAAACAACCTGATCGAGCATATGAGGGAATGGCTTCGGTCGGAACAGAAGGAGACCGACGAAATCGGCCGGGACACCTATCTGCGGAAACCGAAGAAAGAGCTTTGTTGA
- the flgC gene encoding flagellar basal body rod protein FlgC has translation MSNDLFGALGISASGLSAQRKRMETIAKNIANAETTRSEEGGPYRRRQIVISSDEGSAPSRSRAAEHRVSLTRTSPGHLGGSAATRPGAAAEGPSLDAREVVDESAGFELVFDPAHPDADEKGYVRVPDISTITEMVDMVAATRAYEANLTAMKAYQSIVSKSLEI, from the coding sequence ATGAGCAACGATCTCTTCGGCGCCCTGGGAATCAGCGCCTCCGGTCTCTCCGCCCAGCGTAAGAGGATGGAGACGATCGCAAAAAACATCGCCAATGCCGAGACGACCCGTTCCGAGGAGGGCGGGCCCTACCGGCGTCGGCAGATCGTGATCTCCTCCGACGAGGGGAGCGCCCCTTCCCGGTCCAGGGCGGCGGAGCACCGCGTTTCGCTGACCCGGACCTCGCCGGGACATCTCGGAGGGAGCGCGGCGACGCGCCCGGGCGCAGCGGCGGAAGGACCCTCTTTGGACGCGCGTGAGGTGGTGGATGAGAGCGCGGGCTTCGAACTCGTTTTCGATCCCGCCCATCCCGACGCGGACGAGAAGGGCTACGTTCGTGTGCCGGACATCAGCACCATCACGGAGATGGTGGATATGGTGGCCGCCACGCGGGCTTATGAGGCGAACCTTACGGCCATGAAGGCCTATCAGAGCATCGTGAGCAAGTCGCTCGAGATCTGA